A stretch of the Denticeps clupeoides chromosome 6, fDenClu1.1, whole genome shotgun sequence genome encodes the following:
- the trim37 gene encoding E3 ubiquitin-protein ligase TRIM37: MDEQSVESIAEVFRCFICMEKLRDARLCPHCSKLCCFSCIRRWLTEQRAQCPHCRAPLQLRELVNCRWAEEVTQQLDTLQLCNLSKHEENDKDKCENHHEKLSVFCWTCKKCICHQCALWGGMHGGHTFKPLAEIYEQHVTKVNEEVAKLRRRLMELISLVQEVEKNVEAVRGAKDERVREIRNAVEMMIARLDNHLKNKLITLMGQKTSLTQETELLESLLQEVEHQLRSCSKSELISKSPEILLMFQQVHRKPMQSFVTTPVPPDFTSELVPAYDSSTFVLSNFSTLRQRADPVYSPPLQVSGLCWRLKVYPDGNGVVRGNYLSVFLELSAGLSETSKYEYRVEMVHQASSDPTKNIIREFASDFEVGECWGYNRFFRLDLLATEGYLDRQTDTLVLRYQVRSPTFFQKCRDQCWYISQLESAQSSYVQQINNLKERLAIELFRRQKSRSSSPSDRHMCPTGGRDPRPGKATGDEVCHGAEGKEEDEEEKTQQDDSNDLSDGDLEVDCLTGDEEVNPLDGSSTSGSSTATSNTEENDIDEETMSGENDVEYSGNMEMEEGEIPEDVAGATGGPGVSSRSSRRAVGTSSLLEIDPVILIELLDLKDRSHMESLWGMQPRPPTLLHNQAPALTRKERERRPQAVRRSAPDSGVLIRLKAQMAEVRSKMCDVKGQLEARGLGTDVRAGQSLEMAPSADLEMMCRKNELEALFNGAARHNRSGKKTSPKQERMCGLGSVSLRRTLDVVEKDLRNGSSSPADVPHSSRDSPGTSEGVLKPRSTHSSPPSLGSGLEHEACEGSALYGAASSDLFSLSSAAAGKPRRTALGAGLMTDSSLDGDQEEGPGEIHQLRHALNEASSLRADEGLLCKKNTVHLTSSDSEVDCDTENENEELPLEAGDCQYSTHTLTGAGDQLIPDDLSFTTGETTER, translated from the exons GTGTGAGAACCATCATGAGAAGCTCAGTGTGTTCTGCTGGACCTGCAAGAAGTGTATCTGCCACCAGTGTGCGCTCTGGGGTGGCATG CATGGTGGTCACACTTTCAAGCCATTGGCTGAGATCTATGAGCAGCATGTCACCAAGGTGAATGAAGAAGTGGCCAAACTGCGCCGTAGACTCATGGAGCTCATTAGCCTGGTGCAGGAAGTG gagAAGAATGTGGAAGCGGTCCGTGGGGCAAAAGACGAGCGTGTGCGGGAGATCCGTAACGCTGTGGAGATGATGATCGCACGTCTGGACAACCATCTTAAGAACAAACTCATCACTCTCATGG gcCAGAAAACATCTCTGACCCAGGAGACTGAGCTGCTGGAGTCTTTGTTGCAGGAGGTGGAGCATCAG TTGAGGTCCTGCAGTAAGAGTGAGCTGATCTCAAAGAGCCCAGAGATCCTGCTCATGTTCCAGCAAGTCCACAGGAAGCCTATGCAGTCATTTGTCACCACGCCTGTACCCCCTGACTTCACCAG TGAACTGGTGCCTGCATATGACTCCAGCACTTTCGTCCTTTCAAACTTCAg TACTCTGAGGCAGAGGGCCGATCCTGTTTACAGCCCACCACTTCAGGTGTCCGGTCTCTGCTGGAGGCTCAAGGTTTACCCT gATGGTAATGGTGTGGTCCGTGGAAACTACCTCTCTGTATTCTTGGAGCTCTCAGCAGGACTTTCTGAGACCTCAAA GTATGAGTACAGAGTTGAGATGGTCCACCAGGCGTCTAGTGATCCCACCAAGAACATCATTCGGGAGTTTGCCTCTGATTTTGAGGTGGGAGAGTGCTGGGGTTACAACCGTTTCTTTAGGCTGGACCTGTTGGCCACAGAGGGCTACCTGGATCGGCAAACAGACACTCTGGTTCTAAG GTACCAGGTGAGGTCACCCACCTTCTTCCAGAAGTGCCGAGATCAGTGTTGGTACATCAGCCAGTTGGAGTCAGCCCAGAGCAGCTACGTCCAGCAAATCAACAACCTGAAGGAG CGCTTGGCCATTGAGCTGTTCCGGAGGCAGAAGTCTCGTAGCTCCTCACCATCTGACCGCCACATGTGCCCCACAGGGGGCCGAGACCCTCGACCAGGCAAGGCAACAGGGGATGAAGTGTGTCACGGGGCAGAAGGgaaggaagaagatgaggaggagaaaaCTCAGCAGGATGATTCAAAT GATCTGTCTGATGGAGACCTGGAGGTGGACTGTTTGACTGGTGATGAGGAGGTGAACCCGCTGGATGGAAGCAGCACCTCTGGCAGCTCCACGGCAACCAGCAACACTGAGGAGAATGACATCGACGAGGAGACCAT gtCTGGTGAGAATGATGTCGAGTACAGTGGTAATATGGAAATGGAAGAGGGAGAGATTCCAGAAGATGTTGCTGGAGCCACAG GTGGTCCTGGAGTGAGTTCTCGCAGTTCGAGACGTGCTGTGGGAACCAGCAGTCTTTTGGAAATTGACCCTGTCATCCTTATTGAGCTGTTGGACCTGAAAGACCGGAGCCACATGGAGTCACTCTGGGGCATGCAGCCGAGACCCCCTACACTACTGCATAACCAAG CTCCAGCTCTTACCAGGAAGGAGCGTGAACGGCGCCCTCAGGCTGTGCGTCGTTCTGCGCCAGATTCCGGGGTTCTGATCCGTCTGAAGGCACAGATGGCAGAGGTGCGTAGCAAAATGTGCGATGTAAAGGGGCAGCTGGAGGCACGAGGCCTTGGGACTGATGTGAGAGCTGGGCAGTCTCTGGAGATGGCCCCCTCTGCTGACCTGGAGATGATGTGCAGGAAAAATGAACTGGAGGCACTCTTCAACGGAGCAGCACGGCACAACCGTA GTGGGAAGAAAACTTCACCTAAACAGGAGAGGATGTGTGGCCTGGGTAGTGTGTCATTGCGCAGGACCCTGGATGTAGTTGAGAAGGACCTGCGAAATGGTAGCAGCAGCCCTGCTGACGTCCCTCACAGCAGCAGGGACAGCCCCGGCACCTCTGAGG GTGTTTTGAAGCCACGGAGCACCCACAGCTCCCCCCCATCTCTGGGTAGTGGTTTGGAGCATGAGGCTTGTGAGGGAAGCGCTCTGTACGGGGCTGCATCTTCAGACCTCTTCTCACTCAGTTCTGCTGCAGCTGGCAAACCGCGCAGGACTGCCCTGGG GGCTGGActcatgactgacagctcattGGATGGTGATCAGGAGGAGGGCCCTGGGGAGATCCACCAATTGCGACACGCTTTGAACGAGGCATCTTCTTTGCGTGCTGATGAAG GTTTGTTGTGTAAGAAGAATACAGTACACCTGACTAGCAGTGACAGCGAGGTTGACTGTGACACTGAGAATGAGAACGAGGAGCTGCCATTGGAGGCTGGAGACTGtcagtacagcacacacactcttactgGAGCAG GGGATCAGTTAATCCCAGATGACCTGAGCTTCACAACAGGGGAGACCACCGAAAGGTGA